ACCTTTAAATATgataaagaattaaacaaaacacGAAAAGATACTAACCTTGCCATGTTCATGTTCCCGTAATGGAAGGGCAAAATTAGACGACAATTTCGAGTGAGCGTTTGATCAAATCATTTATGGCTGTCATTTCCCTATCTGAACGTGAGGGAATTGGGTGACCAAATTAAGAAACAGCATTTTAGAATAGATAAGAGGGTTTACAGTGCACTGGAGGCATTTAGTCGAAGGCGAAAGGTAAGAAATCTGAGTTTCTATACTGACCATACAGCGTTTTATGGAATCTGGACAATACTCTAGTCACTATAGCCTAGTTACTCATCATCCATGTCTTTTCCTTAGTTTTAGCCATTTAATATTTGCCTTGCAATAAAAGACTCAATAAAAGGCTTAGTCTCAAACTATGATAGTTGTAAGCCTAGCATTTTTGTTCTAGTCAGCTTCGTAACATCtgtcagtgttatttttttctgctgtcGTTGCTGTCGCTCTGACTGGGCTTTCGCTGCTTAAGCTATGatctgaatattttaaagaatggTTACTTGTGCAACCTCTGACCTTCCACTGACCTTGACTTCATAATGCTGCCTCCCCAGATGACGACGCTCCAGAGAACAGCTTCATGTCCTGGCTAATTGCGGACAAAAGTAAGGTTGCTAGCGTTGTGTGTTGCTCCCTTTCCCACGCTAATTCATGGACAGGAATTTGCAAAATACTGATGTCGATAATAGATTTTGCACCTGGTGATAAATGGACACATTCTGAGTATATGTTGAGAGATTCATGGGACACTGGAGGATGATGGAGTTTTAGGCACTTTGTTTCATACATCTTTGGAGTTTGGTAACGTatgcgtgcatgtgtatgtataagcaCAGATATTCGTACACatacaaaggtatatatatatatatgtatatatgtattatacatatacgtatataatgtatatatatataataaaatccacgTAAGATACATGATATACAGGCATACTCCTTTAAAAACCTACACTACCTTTGTTGTCCAAAGAGGAGGTTGTCAAGGGCATGTGGCTAGCactctcatcccaaaagactagCTGAGAATTGAAAGGCTAACATCTCCTGGAGCCACGTCCCTTGAGGGAGattacaatgtatatgtatatatattatatatgtatatatatatagatatattatatattatacacatacacacacacacacacacacacatatatatatatatatatatatatatatatatatatatatatatatatatatatatatatatatatatatatatatatgtatatataactgattgtTCATTGACTTTCAATGGACTGGTGAATTGTCCATTAAGTCAAGCTACTTAGAAAAGTGACGGGATCTACTTATATATTTCTCAGAAGTAGAAAAAGAGCGTAATAAACAATGTTAGTATTAAGCCAGTACATAAAACACGTGGCGTCGTTGTCTTGCTCAGAATGAAATGGTTTTTGACATCTAGAAAATTAATTCGGAGCAGGTTCACCACACTCGAATTTTACCAGATGTAAACACGACCAGTTCACTACATATAGCTTAAAATTAAAAGTGACAACACCATTGGTTGAGTGTTATCAAGTATGCAATGAGATGTAATATTTagttaatttagtttattttacgttttatttcctCGCCAACAAAGAGAGCCTTAAACTCCTCATCTTCAGGCAGTGTTACCTATAGTGAAATATGCTTTAAGCAGTGAATATAAGGGAGAGGAGAATAGCGAGAGCGTCTCGGCACTGCATATCTTTGCTATGGAGATAATATTACCTGCGAATTAGTTTGACTTCTCTTCATCTTAGAAATGTTTGGTGTTGGCGCCGCTTCTGTTGCTGCATGGtcatcaatatcatatatatatatatatatatatatatatatatatatatttggaaaatggatacagtatatatgaaaatggaggATGAAAGAAAGTTTCAAGGCTTGGCAGTAATTggcgaaataaaataataaagcagaTGTCAAACATGCAGTCAGCACACTGATAATTTCTGTAGAATAAATGCAGGAATAGGTCtcataaaaggagtgtgaacccTCCTTGACCTGCGAGGAACAAGTCAACTGCATCTGGTTCAGCTCTGCCAAAAAGGTTAGCCATAGATGCACCGCTGGAAATAAGATAGCAGTATCCCAAACCACTTGAGTCATTAACCAGGTCGTAATAAAATTTTGGCGACTGGGATGGATCAGAATGACCAAAAcaagattttcttaaaattttctctgGGGTCTTTAAACCTCTTATATTCCTTTTCTCGTACTAGACCTGAATCAGATTGATCCGTGTAGCTACTAACCCAGCTGGTCGCTGGCAGTTTGTGTCATTCTACTCTAATGTCGAGGATTGTGCCTTTCCGTGGCGATGGGAAATCACTTGCTCTGTATCCTTGTAAGTTACTGCCGCAGGGGGGGTTGCCCATGGCGTTCAGTTAGGGGAATCTGGCTGATGTTCACCTGAATACCCTTGAGGTAGTTGAGAACTGAAAAcaagcaattttaattttttactttattaggCTTGCTATCTCGGCTATTGAGGTCCGGCAATCCAGAAACATAACATCTGTAATCGCATTTAAAGTATCAATAATAACATTCACGCTCTGAAAATTACAGGTGATAAGATGACCCTTCTTGCGTAGATTTTTCAAGTATATTATTAatccaatataaaattttgtaGCTTTCAAGGGCTACTGCCTCCCTCTTCAGAAGAAATGTAATTGAAGATTGCTCATGAGCTTCTCTGTTTGCATCatccaaaaagttaaaaaaaaaaaaattttcactggtTTAAGCAGTTTTTCATAACTGTGCAGTACCTTGCATCCTCAGCACTCTCCACATAGTCTTTATGTTGATTTGATTGTAGACTTCTCACCAGGTATCCATTTCTGTTAACATTCAAGATACTACCGTGAAGGGTTTCCCAAGGTTAGAATTAAGAATACCAGATAAATGGGGTTGGGCAACCACAAAGTCATTGACCATACCAGCTTTTCTGTGAggattatagaaaataaaactatcataCAATTGCCTTTTCACAGTAAAATTGCAGAAACAACACAGTACAGATATGCAAACCATGAATTCGTGATCCATCTCAAATAATACCATCAGGAATACTACGTGCAAGAAGACTGCAGACAAGTGTCGAAATTttaacaagagagattgtacttttccgcaagttgtggtatagctGCATgcattctttctaaatttacgtaaagtggaaatgagtgttctgtagaagaaagatattgttctgttgtgtttgtatttagttgtgaaaagcattgtgttttgctgtttcatgtatttaattgcAAGTATACGTGTAATGGTGCTTAACTACAAACGTCTGTTGTTTGTCCGGTTGTTAGTCGAACATTTGGTGTTGGTCAGCGACGGTCGTGACCCCAGTCTCGTCACAGCCTTGGTGCAATGGAGTTCTGTCTGGCagggactcaagaaaagggaatgcagccatagttgtcggtgccttcaagtcaacttaagtattccttttcagcttaaaattcatttaaggagatttccttaaggagatatgcatatctaagtgtaaggagaatttcttttaAGTGTGCTTTGGGTGAGGGTtatgaagtagagattgtgctcctGCCAATCTCATTCTAGTTCAGGCTGGGAATATTGAATGCACCATTTGAACTAACGGGTAAGTTCATATCGTTTGTattagattaatatacacaagGCAATGCAGTGTTTTAAATGCAATTTGGAATAACCTATGAGGGAAGCAACCTGGGTTTCGTAGTATAAGACCTAGGCTACAAGTAGGTTGGTACGTTTCAAACCGCATAGGCCATTCAATTGCACTTACGGCTTGAAATGCTCCACttgttctgaatgagtcggaataacAAGGATGGAAAACAAAACTGCGTGGAATATGTCATTAAATGTGAGAATTGGGACATTTCATATGCTGGAGAAACAGGCAGAAACTTGGACAATGGTCTCACTGAACAAGAAAAGTTAAGAATAGACAACAGGAATAATGCTTTATCAATTCATGGTTGGGACGAAAGTCCCAGAATGAAATTTGAGAATTGTAACATAATGTTCAGAagcaatgatataaaataaaaacacagaccTATCTAGTGGTCATTAAGCAACCATGAACAAGTGGCTGAGAACGAATCACGTAGTAGCTAGGTATGgatactgtttgtgtgtttgaccAGCACCCAATAATCCTAATCCCCCCATGGGAAAACCTTTATGATAGTATTCAGTGTCGACAAAAATGGACACCTGGTGCGATCTGTAAGGACCTCAGTTACAAACAGGAAATCCCAAGAGTATTCTTCACTGCCATTTCTGCTGACAAAAGGGGCACTAGCCCTCAAAAGCTAAagaattttctattattatactCCATAAGTCTACGCAAGATGGGTCTTTTTTTGTATCCTACAATAATGACATCAGTTATAATACCATGCAGGCTGGTTTATTCACTAAGGAATGCCCTCGACAGTGATAAAATCTCTCCTGATTGCTCTCGTTGCTGTTAGGTACTTTTTTTCTGCAACACAAACGTCCCTTCATATCTTTTGTAATCTCGGGATTTTGGAAATCGGTAGGCCGACAAGTCTAGAAGGTGAGACCGACACTACCTTGGCAGCCGGCGGATGTGGGGTCATTTTAACCTCCTGGACACCCAGAAACCAAAATCCAGTAGCCTTCAAAATACCTTAACACACCCAAATATCGTTTGAAATAAACgatctaggatttttttttgtggtttgaagGACTTGGTGTTTTTTGACAGTCAGAGATTGAAGTATCACTGTGGGACGTCTGCTGGCTGTCTGCAATAATCAGGGTACTTTTCCCAGTATGGCAAATTTCATGGCTTCAAAAATCATTTTGCAAACATAGTTCCCAGTATGGTGAGCCATCCCATTCAGTGATGGAAGTAAAAGTACGAAGTTTCTCATTGTTTCATGAGACACCGGCCGTACCTGATGATACAAAACTACTGATTATGAGAGGGATGAAGTTAGTGGCATTGACATGGCACATACTGACATCTCATATCCTAACATTACACTTGACTGACCTCCAGGTATTGCAAAGATATGCTCAGTGTCGGGCGCACTCCCAAACTCCCAGTTCTCTTGTGGGTGCTCACAGCATGTGTAAACCAATTTTCAGAAGGCGTAGAGAGTCCGGTCATATCAATGAACTTTCGACAGCTGTTAGAggcacaggaggaggaggaggaggaggaggaggaggaggaggaggaggaggaagaagagggggaggaggaagatgatgaagGTGAGGCTGATGATGATGAGGTTGATGAGGAAGGTGAAGATGAGGCAGGTGATGATGAAGACGACAATAAGTATGAgggtgaagaggaagaggaggaagctgATGAGGATGAAGAGGCTGATGAAGATGAAGGTGGGGAAGATGAAGATGCtaatgaggatgaggaagaggaagatgatgaagaagctgatgaggatgaggaagcggaagatgaggaagaagatgatgatgaagaagctgatgaggatgaggaagaggaagatgaggaagaagctgatgaggatgaggaagaggaagatgaagaagaagctgatgatgatgaggaagaggaagatgaagaagctgatgaggatgaggaagacgaagatgaagaagctgatgaggatgaggaagaggaagatgaagaagctgatgaggatgaggaagaggctgatgaggaagaggaagaggaagatgaagaagctgatgaggatgaggaagaggaagatgaagaagctgatgaggaagaggaagatgaagaagctgatgaggatgaggaagaggaagatgaagaagctgatgaggatgaggaagaggaagatgaagaagctgatgaggatgaggaagaggaagatgaagaagctgatgaggatgaggaagaggaagatgaagaagctgatgaggatgaggaagaggaagatgaagaagctgatgaggatgaggaagaggaagatgaagaagctgatgaggaagaggaagaggaagctgatgaggaagaggaagatgaagctgatgaggatgaggaagatgaagCTGATgcagaagaggaagatgaaggcGAAGCTGatgaggatgaagaggaagaggaagatgaagctgatgaggatgaggaagaggaagatgaagaagctgatgaggatgaggaagatgaagatgaagctGAAGcagatgaggatgaggaagatgaagatgatgaggatgaggaagatgaagctgatgaggatgaagaagaggaagatgaagaagccgatgaggatgaggaagaggaagatgcaGAAGCTggtgaggatgaggaagaggaagacgaagaaggtgatgaggatgatgaagaggaagatgaagaagcagatgaggatgaggaagaagaagatgaagaagaagctgatgatgatgaagaagaggaaggtgaagaagatgatgaggatgaagaagaagaagcagacgaagatgaggaagaggaagaggcagatgaggatgaggaagatgaagaagaggatgaCGAAGAagctgatgaggatgaggaagaggaagacgaagaagctgacgaggatgaggaagaggaagacgaagaagctgatgaggatgaggaagaggatgatgaagaagttgacgaggatgaagaagaggaagaggatgatgaagatgcggaagaggaagacgaagatgaAGCTGATGAGGATGAAggagaggaagacgaagaagaggaaggtgatgaggatgaggaagaagatgaagaagacgaagctgatgaggatgaggaagacgaagaagaagctgatgaagatgaggaagaagctgatgaggatgaggaagaggaagacgaagaagatgatgaggaagaagatgaagacgaagctgatgaggatgaggaagatgaagaagaagctgatgaggatgaggaagaggaagacgaagaagaagaggctgatgaggatgaggaagacgaagaagaagcagatgaggatgaggaagaggaagacgctgatgaggatgaggaagaagaagctgatgaggatgaggaagacgaagaagaagcagatgaggatgaggaagaggaagacgaagaagacgctgatgaggatgaggaagaagaagctgatgaggaagaggaagacgaagaagaagaaggtgatgaggatgaggaagaagatgaagaagacgaagctgatgaggatgaggaagaggaagaggaagacgaagaagctgatgaggatgaggaagaagatgaagaggaagttgacgaggatgaggaagaagatgaagaagacgaagctgatgaggatgaggaagaagatgaagaagctgatgaggatgaggaagaagatgaagctgatgaggatgaggaagaagatgaagaagacgaagctgatgaggatgaggaagaagatgaagacgaagctgatgaggatgaggaagaggaagacgaagctgatgaggatgaggaagatgtTGAAGATGAagctgatgaggatgaggaagacgaagaagctgatgaggatgaggaagaggaagatgatgaggatgaggaagacgaagaagCTGGTGAGgctgaggaagatgaagaggaagacgaagctgacgaggatgaggaagatgaagaggaagacgaggaagaagctgatgaagatgaggaagatgaagaggaagacgaggaagaagctgatgaggatgaggaagatgaagaggaagacgaggaagaagctgatgaggatgaggaagatgaagaggaagacgaggaagaagctgacgaggatgaggaagatgaagaggaagacgaggaagaagctgatgaagatgaggaagatgaagaggaagacgaggaagaagctgatgaagatgaggaagatgaagaggaagacgaggaagaagctgatgaagatgaggaagatgaagaggaagacgaagaagaagctgacgaggatgaggaagatgaagaggaagacgaggaagaagctgatgaggatgaggaagatgaagaggaagacgaggaagaagctgatgaggatgaggaagatgaagaggaagacgaggaagaagctgatgaagatgaggaagatgaagaggaagacgaggaagaagctgacgaggatgaggaagatgaagaggaagacgaggaagaagctgacgaggatgaggaagatgaagaggaagacgaggaagaagctgatgaggatgaggaagatgaagaggaagacgaggaagaagctgatgaggatgaggaagatgaagaggaagaggaagaagctgatgatgaggaagaggaagacgaggaagaagctgatgaggatgaggaagatgaagaggaagacgaagaagaagctgatgaggatgaggaagatgaagaggaagacgaagaagctgatgaggatgaggaagaggaagacgaggaagaagctgatgaggatgaggaagatgaagaggaagacgaagaagctgatgaggatgaggaagaggagacgaggaagaagctgatgaggatgaggaagatgaagaggaagacgaggaagaagctgatgaggatgaggaagatgaagaggaggacgaagaggctgatgaggatgaggaggaggaagacgaggaagaagaagccgatgaggatgaggaagaagaggatgatgaggaggaagaagacgaagatgaagaagaggaagcagatgaagatgaggatgaggatgcagaagatgaagaggaagaggaggatgaggaagaagaggaagatgaaggagaagaggaagaggaggaagaagaaggtgaagaggaagatgaggaagaagaagaaggtgaagaggaagatgaggaagaagaagaagatgaagaggaagaagaggaagatgaagaagaagaagagggagatgaagatgaagaagaagaggaagatgaggaagatgaagaagatgaagaagagggagatgaggaagaagaagaagaagaggaggatgatgaagaagaagaagaggaagaggaggaagaaattgaagaagaggaagaggaagaagaagaaggagatgaggaagaagatgaaggtgaagaggaagatgaggaagaagaagaaggtgaagaggaagaagaggaagatgaagaagaagaagagggagatgaagatgaagaagagggagatgaagatgaagaagaagaggaagatgaggaagatgaagatgaagaagagggagatgaggaagaagaagaagaggaggaagatgaagaagaagaggaagaggaggaagaagctgaagaggaagaagaagaggaagaggaggaggaggaagaagaagaagaggaagaggacgaagaagaagaagaggaagaagtagttgATGAagttgaggaggaagaagaagaggaggaagaggaagatgaggaagaggaggaagaagaagaggaggaagaggaagatgaggaagaggaggaagaagaaggggaagaagtaGTTGATGAagttgaggaggaagaagacgaagaggatgaggaggaggaggaggaggaggaggaagagggtgaagaaggtgaagaggatgaggaagaagacgtagaggaggaggtagaagaagCCGAAGAAGTAGGGGAAGAAGCTGCACCAACTGAAGAAGccgaggaaggagaagaagaagaagaagaagaagaagaagaagaagccagtaAGGGAAGGTTCCTCAGGAATGCTCCGACCTCGTGTATTTCCCGCCATCCGCATTTTTCTTTCCTCAGCATTTTCGTTTTGCCCAACAACAGAGACCTTCATTTTTTCCGAACAGACTCTGAACACTTCACCTGAACGCCCTATGAGAAACAGTCACTCTAAAATGATCGTCAGATAAGCTCTTAGAGGATACAGACATTAAGATTGAGATGGATTATCATATGGGACAGAACTCTTTGATTGACGTACTCGTCATCACCTTGAGTCAGTATTTTCTGAACTGTTTCTTAAAGTCACTTTACATTCAAAAATGTTGTAGATTATCACTGTTACTTATTGGCGGTTTTCAAAACATCACCTGCACTTAGGAGTCTGTAAAGATATTAACGAAAATTAACTAGTAACTGAAGTCTCTTTGGAAACCGAAAATAAACATCAACCTTACCAGTCATCAATTGTAGCCAGTAGTGTTGTATCTAGTCATTCCTCATGtggcaaaattatatttaacttgTCACCAAACAAAACGAATACTTAACGTTGTTTTATGTTTAGTGTTCATTCAATTTACCTTTAAGCCCCAAAGACATTGAAAACAGTTTTTAACTTCTCCATTTGTTTCTTTGTGCACTTGCTGCTGTGTGGTTGCTGTAGACGCATGACTCTgtatttttcaattgtttttgttttgtttaagtggCGTTAGTTGGTGCCTGCTTTGAAGTTATGAAGCCCTTTGGTTAGAATTCCAGTTTAACAGCATGTCGTCTGAGTTCATAGTTTCTGTGCAGTTTGTCAATTATGTGTTTGGCACTAATAAGAAAAATCGTCTGAAGGTGCATCACTGAAGCTTTGGCTTCAGTCTCAGTCATCTCTGGCGATGAATAAGCACGGAAAGCTAGAGCTATTTCTTTGGTATCCTTGTTCGCTATTTACCCTTAGcactattgtattattttttcttattttaagttCCAAGATCAATCACTGGAGGTCTAGACATATGAATCATTTTCATAGGCTTCAGTTTGcctgtgaaattaattttatttttagtttttatatttttctgctttttttttagttttggctAGAAAATGTTGCTGCATTTTGCATACATTATAGTATAGCTGTTATCATCAACTTTGATGAAAACGGGAGACAACTCCGAGTCCCAGAAATATTCAAGTCTTCTCATTAAAGTTTCGTACAAAACTGGAGGGATATGCTATGGTAAGTTCTGTCCAACTTAGATTTTCTACAGGCTGTTATCTAGcagacgaaattttttttttttatcctacggGTAATGAATTTGATTATTCTAAACAGAGTTTAAATATAGTGTCTTAGTATCATCTTTTAAACTTAGTCTTATTATCAGTGAATCTGAATCTCGATACTCTTGAGTAGTATTGAAATAGAATCTTTTgcctttatcaaaattatttttgctaaATGTCACACATCAGCAAAGCAGTTGTtcagaaattatgaatatttttgtaaccGTCAAGAAAGGAATAAACTAATTCCTGAATTAGTCAACGAATGCTTCAGATTACTATTAGTATTACATGCATTGCATTTTGAAGCTAGGTATAAAAAATTCCGTAACTATAACTGTAAAAGTAGAAATATTTTACAAGCTGCAGCATGACAATCACAAAATAACGATCTGTGCCAtgttcatttgcaattttttaaGTCCACATTACCAGTGAAATCTTCAGACTTGTCAATTTTAGGTAAAAGTATGAAGTTAGATTAGTAAGTTCGTTTCTCTTGTATAATAGACACAATGTCAAAATCCTCatgaaatagtaatttactcaATGGAATTACTCGCTGTTCATATAAAAACTGGACATTTTCTACAGTACAGTAAATTATCAGTAACAAGACTCCCCAAAAATCAACACGTTATTGTTAACTTTGTGTTGAATGAAGATAGCTAAGCATCTGTGGGTATGGAAggtgaaggggtggggggggtgaaATGACGGGCGAAATGGAGATGTCATGGACCCTGCCTGACCTTTATCACACGTAAACAGGCGAGATCCAGGACGAGGAAGAGGTCCTGGAATGGCTGATTGAGCAGCGTCACGAGGACACCATTGAGAATATCAACCGGCAGATGCTCTACACCCTCATCGATACGCAGGATTACCTCGCTGTGTACTTCTGTGAGTTTTATATAAATGCTTTAGCTTTGTATGCCTTGAATTTTGGCTTGCAGATGACATTCGAGGATATGAGTGAATGTTGTGAAAACTGTATACaagaattacattattattattattattatattattattcagaagatgaaccctattcatatggaacaagcccaccgaaggggccactgacttgaaattcaaacttcca
This DNA window, taken from Macrobrachium rosenbergii isolate ZJJX-2024 chromosome 4, ASM4041242v1, whole genome shotgun sequence, encodes the following:
- the LOC136829395 gene encoding trichohyalin-like isoform X3 yields the protein MCENGDLMNEDKVLEWLVENKNTGDDDDTIDDVTPGLLNTLIDSMDHLAVIFYDRDETDDASSLQELENIDDELDKQGIHIVKIADEVAAKEYGIEDTPALVYFEHEIPSLYDGDLHNEEEVLSWLIEQLHTDEIEDITDEMLDKLIRESDHLAVLFYDEDDAESQQVVNELENIDDDCDSHGISFVKISNEDEAREYGIDHLPTLVYFEKGIPSLYIGNLLAEDEVLDWLVLQLEEDEIEHVTDEMLDKLIEKSEHLAVLFYDKDSRRSKKVLSELENIDDECDQRGIFFVKIDNDEEAREYGIESVPTLVYFESEIPYIYEGDLMKEEDVLEWLFHHVDHEEIADVTDEMLDKLIINEPYLAVLFYDKDDPEDHEVLGELENIDDDCEQAGVPFVKIDNDAEAKEYGIDDLPALVYFENRIPSIYEGDLSNEQEVLAWLLEQKNTDTIEEVTDEILDDLISNFEYVVVYFSGACDEGEQCDKILKELENIDDDTDDHGMHFVTTEETGIAKDYGIKTIPALALFRNGEAILFKGDLADEDAVLAWLTSEETLEIPNQIEEVNEKMLERILNTSNNVAVFFYAEDDIKSRAILSELENIDDECDDIGIDFVKISDEGIAQEYDIISLPALVYFRNRFPQIYEGDLKDEEALLEWLIDNKDKGPTSIIEEVDGQMLQNLVDTFEYLVVYFYDDNCPTCETVLAELETIDDETDEVGIQFVKTNDVEVAEELGISHLPALVYFEGGVPSIYDDDDAPENSFMSWLIADKKGVESPVISMNFRQLLEAQEEEEEEEEEEEEEEEEEGEEEDDEGEADDDEVDEEGEDEAGDDEDDNKYEGEEEEEEADEDEEADEDEGGEDEDANEDEEEEDDEEADEDEEAEDEEEDDDEEADEDEEEEDEEEADEDEEEEDEEEADDDEEEEDEEADEDEEDEDEEADEDEEEEDEEADEDEEEADEEEEEEDEEADEDEEEEDEEADEEEEDEEADEDEEEEDEEADEDEEEEDEEADEDEEEEDEEADEDEEEEDEEADEDEEEEDEEADEDEEEEDEEADEEEEEEADEEEEDEADEDEEDEADAEEEDEGEADEDEEEEEDEADEDEEEEDEEADEDEEDEDEAEADEDEEDEDDEDEEDEADEDEEEEDEEADEDEEEEDAEAGEDEEEEDEEGDEDDEEEDEEADEDEEEEDEEEADDDEEEEGEEDDEDEEEEADEDEEEEEADEDEEDEEEDDEEADEDEEEEDEEADEDEEEEDEEADEDEEEDDEEVDEDEEEEEDDEDAEEEDEDEADEDEGEEDEEEEGDEDEEEDEEDEADEDEEDEEEADEDEEEADEDEEEEDEEDDEEEDEDEADEDEEDEEEADEDEEEEDEEEEADEDEEDEEEADEDEEEEDADEDEEEEADEDEEDEEEADEDEEEEDEEDADEDEEEEADEEEEDEEEEGDEDEEEDEEDEADEDEEEEEEDEEADEDEEEDEEEVDEDEEEDEEDEADEDEEEDEEADEDEEEDEADEDEEEDEEDEADEDEEEDEDEADEDEEEEDEADEDEEDVEDEADEDEEDEEADEDEEEEDDEDEEDEEAGEAEEDEEEDEADEDEEDEEEDEEEADEDEEDEEEDEEEADEDEEDEEEDEEEADEDEEDEEEDEEEADEDEEDEEEDEEEADEDEEDEEEDEEEADEDEEDEEEDEEEADEDEEDEEEDEEEADEDEEDEEEDEEEADEDEEDEEEDEEEADEDEEDEEEDEEEADEDEEDEEEDEEEADEDEEDEEEDEEEADEDEEDEEEDEEEADEDEEDEEEDEEEADEDEEDEEEEEEADDEEEEDEEEADEDEEDEEEDEEEADEDEEDEEEDEEADEDEEEEDEEEADEDEEDEEEDEEADEDEEEETRKKLMRMRKMKRKTRKKLMRMRKMKRRTKRLMRMRRRKTRKKKPMRMRKKRMMRRKKTKMKKRKQMKMRMRMQKMKRKRRMRKKRKMKEKRKRRKKKVKRKMRKKKKVKRKMRKKKKMKRKKRKMKKKKREMKMKKKRKMRKMKKMKKREMRKKKKKRRMMKKKKRKRRKKLKKRKRKKKKEMRKKMKVKRKMRKKKKVKRKKRKMKKKKREMKMKKREMKMKKKRKMRKMKMKKREMRKKKKRRKMKKKRKRRKKLKRKKKRKRRRRKKKKRKRTKKKKRKK